TTCTTGAACTcagcaaaatgtttgtcttcaACCTGCTCAGAGTATTGGTCAAACTCATTCTCCGATAATTCGCTTAGTTCCCCAATATTTCTCTCTTCCACCATTTTTGTATACTCTTGCATCtgcttcttttctttttcttcttcagaAAGTTTTTCTTGTGAATCCTGGAACAAATGTAATAAACACGAGTATAAAAGAACAAAATGCTCAACTAACCATTTCTTCCGGCTCAATAACAATTCCTGACTCGGGGAATAAAACAGATCCAATAAAAGAGGCCGGTGTGGTTTCCTCGCTGGTTCCGCATTGCGTTTTATGACCGTTCTTCCAATCGATACGCTGATGTACAACGCCACAATAGTTGGCCTTTTTGCACTTTGAACATAGCTGTTGTCCGCGACAGCCACAAACTACGCAAAGTGGAACAGAAGATTTAATCGGATCCGCTGGTTCTTCTTCGTTGGGAGGATTGCAATCATAATACGCATTCCTCAAGGGTAACTGACTTCGAAATACTTTGATGtttctgaaaaataaattatttatgtatgtaCACTTCAATACAACACACTCTCTAAGTCTAGAACCGATCGTTTCCCTAAAATACCTGTTCTGGTTCGGCTCATAACAAGACGCGTTCAAACAAACGAAAACGAATAGTGTTCTGTGGAAACAATTCGGTTTCTCTTCAAGTGGTGCGTAAACCTAGAACGAATAATGGAAAAAAGAGAAACGGGGatgaaatctgaa
The Toxorhynchites rutilus septentrionalis strain SRP chromosome 2, ASM2978413v1, whole genome shotgun sequence genome window above contains:
- the LOC129768590 gene encoding programmed cell death protein 2, coding for MCSSVDLGFIESIEPWLLYSNYFPSKVGGTPSWLELGNIPCAKDLLCDSCNEPCSFLCQVYAPLEEKPNCFHRTLFVFVCLNASCYEPNQNRNIKVFRSQLPLRNAYYDCNPPNEEEPADPIKSSVPLCVVCGCRGQQLCSKCKKANYCGVVHQRIDWKNGHKTQCGTSEETTPASFIGSVLFPESGIVIEPEEMDSQEKLSEEEKEKKQMQEYTKMVEERNIGELSELSENEFDQYSEQVEDKHFAEFKKRTANEPQQILRYHRGGVPLWLSPKIPEEIPPCEECGSRRVFEFQIMPQLLNHLKNDNIDWGTLAIYSCEQSCDSTTRSYMREFVYKQDVINTDQS